In Citrus sinensis cultivar Valencia sweet orange chromosome 3, DVS_A1.0, whole genome shotgun sequence, the sequence CTACTAAGATGCTGCTTACAACATATTCAATATTAAGAAACCAAAACCAAtcagaataaattataatgcaGAATCCATAAATTCAAGACAAACAACAGCATCAAATCTACTGTCTATTGGATCTCAATGAAAATACTCACCAAGCGCTTGAGTTTATGAGAGAAATACTTTTTATGTGAAGAGTGTCCCTTGATGTGTTCATTCAAATGCCCTGCACTGAAAATAGGTAACCCTATCAGCAAATCTCACCACTAAcacaaaaccaaataaatttttccttccaaataaaagaatgatAGGACAAAAAAATCTCATCATTTCACAATTTCACTCCTAAATTAAACTTGGCAGTGGCCAACTAACAGGACTTCTGCTACTTACTTGTCACAAAAAACAGCACTGCAATCAAGGCAAGTGGCCAAATTTAAGGAGCCACGGCACGCACTGCAATTTGCTGCTGACAAGCTTTTGCCAACTTGGTGGCATCTGCACATAAAAGAGAGTGAGATCCTTGTGAGTTCCAGgttgttcaaaacaaaaaaagttaggaaaaaaaaaaaaaaagagggggAGCTGGGAAGTAATTTTCAGCTTGTTCATGCCAGCCATATTtacaaagaagaaatcaaagGAGACAGCACAAATTCTTGCAGCTACTAACTTCAGAGACCAAACCAAAATATTCACGCCCTGTGGTTGAGGAACAGAATTTAGATCTACCAGGCAGGcattcaacacaaaaaaaaagggcaacCATAAAATTGATATGGGAAAACAGAGTTTTACTACTTCATATGTTATAAATActacaaaagaagaaaacataCTTGTTCAGTAGCATGTGGAAACAGATGAGAAAAACATACAtgtacaaataaaaatgaaaataaatattacaagaGGACAATGAATGAGGTTATGTACTACGCACCTTCTATACAGCTGAAGAAGATCTCTGGATATGGAAGTGGACTTCTTCTGCCCCATGGCCTCCTACATGCcaaattaactttaatataGCTAATCCACTGTCAACATATACTCATGCCACCAAGAAATGCAAACTTTTTGTACTTGCAGTGAAAGCATGACTACTACCTGGCTACTAGTCATGACCAAACAATCTTTGGCAAGGTGCCCAGGCCTCTTACATTTCCAGCTGCAATGAGAAGTTtgtcaaaaaacaaaaacagccATAATTCCCATTTGACATGCTTGAAGAAATACATATACACACATGATGCACAGAGGAGATGTTAGATGAAGAGACATACCATTCATAAGTACAAAGACTAGATATTGTTTTGGACCATTGATTGCAGTTATTAACACAAAAGTCCTTCTCAAACTCGGGCACTGGAGGAGCAACCTCATATGTAGATGATGAGACATCAGAATTTTCGTTACTTGAGGACCCCTGATAACACTATAAAAGAcagttaaaaacaaaactacTTTCGCTACCTCAAATTTTAAGCAACTGCAAAGGCACCTCAACTGGCTTAAGATTTTTCAGAAGCTCAGCTTTGCACTCCGGGCTGCAGATGTCATCATCAGTCTGTCAAGACATACAAACTTACATAAAAGGTGTGTAGGAGCATGGAAAATGGTAATAAAACGGTAATAAAGTGaccaaaaatgtaaaatagaaaatacacAGTCCACATAACCCACCTCATTGCATATATACTCTCCATATTTACCACACACTACACAAACAGGTTCTCCAGCAACAGGATATCGTTGCTCACTTCTACTCTTAATTGATTCAACTTCACTTATGTTATctgaagagaaaataaaccaAATTAATTACACAACAACAACTACAGCCGTATACTTGCTCTAAAAGAAAGGTTGAACGCTAATtttttaggggaaaaaaaatactacttaaatgtttagaaattttgaagaaatgagCAAGATTTGCGACAACTAATCGGAGGAAGTTAGAATTCTTGCAACACAGAGAGATTATTAACTACTTATTTTCCAAACAACAATAAGATGACAGAAAAACAAACCAGAGTTCAGAGGATCCTCCCTTTCTTTGCATTCTGGAGAATCATTGTCATCACCTGAGCTTGCAACATATGTTT encodes:
- the LOC102612569 gene encoding uncharacterized protein LOC102612569 isoform X6 translates to MTTRTNFYKNPSSAYKKDISLSSVLQNLRAYNIATGNASPIEERPPPEDRNPRVKRRRFSKPQPDSCSNPEDEGKDGPMSHQDYIDKRRKEVSSNQSYSEELTADVLITSSSVINLVGYDSDDNDSPECKEREDPLNSDNISEVESIKSRSEQRYPVAGEPVCVVCGKYGEYICNETDDDICSPECKAELLKNLKPVECYQGSSSNENSDVSSSTYEVAPPVPEFEKDFCVNNCNQWSKTISSLCTYECWKCKRPGHLAKDCLVMTSSQEAMGQKKSTSISRDLLQLYRRCHQVGKSLSAANCSACRGSLNLATCLDCSAVFCDNAGHLNEHIKGHSSHKKYFSHKLKRLVKCCKSTCKERSWTFNHLEFNML
- the LOC102612569 gene encoding uncharacterized protein LOC102612569 isoform X1, coding for MTTRTNFYKNPSSAYKKDISLSSVLQNLRAYNIATGNASPIEERPPPEDRNPRVKRRRFSKPQPDSCSNPEDEGKDGPMSHQDYIDKRRKEVSSNQSYSEELTADVLITSSSVINLVGYDSDDNDSPECKEREDPLNSDNISEVESIKSRSEQRYPVAGEPVCVVCGKYGEYICNETDDDICSPECKAELLKNLKPVECYQGSSSNENSDVSSSTYEVAPPVPEFEKDFCVNNCNQWSKTISSLCTYECWKCKRPGHLAKDCLVMTSSQEAMGQKKSTSISRDLLQLYRRCHQVGKSLSAANCSACRGSLNLATCLDCSAVFCDNAGHLNEHIKGHSSHKKYFSHKLKRLVKCCKSTCKVTDITDLMACHYCFSKAFDKFYDMYTTTWKGAGLSIIWNSICCEDHFEWHRMNCLNADVEDTAYVISRTNRKDKQVQIITLQDHFQ
- the LOC102612569 gene encoding uncharacterized protein LOC102612569 isoform X2; this translates as MTTRTNFYKNPSSAYKKDISLSSVLQNLRAYNIATGNASPIEERPPPEDRNPRVKRRRFSKPQPDSCSNPEDEGKDGPMSHQDYIDKRRKEVSSNQSYSEELTADVLITSSSVINLVGYDSDDNDSPECKEREDPLNSDNISEVESIKSRSEQRYPVAGEPVCVVCGKYGEYICNETDDDICSPECKAELLKNLKPCYQGSSSNENSDVSSSTYEVAPPVPEFEKDFCVNNCNQWSKTISSLCTYECWKCKRPGHLAKDCLVMTSSQEAMGQKKSTSISRDLLQLYRRCHQVGKSLSAANCSACRGSLNLATCLDCSAVFCDNAGHLNEHIKGHSSHKKYFSHKLKRLVKCCKSTCKVTDITDLMACHYCFSKAFDKFYDMYTTTWKGAGLSIIWNSICCEDHFEWHRMNCLNADVEDTAYVISRTNRKDKQVQIITLQDHFQ
- the LOC102612569 gene encoding uncharacterized protein LOC102612569 isoform X4 produces the protein MTTRTNFYKNPSSAYKKDISLSSVLQNLRAYNIATGNASPIEERPPPEDRNPRVKRRRFSKPQPDSCSNPEDEGKDGPMSHQDYIDKRRKEVSSNQSYSEELTADVLITSSSVINLVGYDSDDNDSPECKEREDPLNSDNISEVESIKSRSEQRYPVAGEPVCVVCGKYGEYICNETDDDICSPECKAELLKNLKPVEGSSSNENSDVSSSTYEVAPPVPEFEKDFCVNNCNQWSKTISSLCTYECWKCKRPGHLAKDCLVMTSSQEAMGQKKSTSISRDLLQLYRRCHQVGKSLSAANCSACRGSLNLATCLDCSAVFCDNAGHLNEHIKGHSSHKKYFSHKLKRLVKCCKSTCKVTDITDLMACHYCFSKAFDKFYDMYTTTWKGAGLSIIWNSICCEDHFEWHRMNCLNADVEDTAYVISRTNRKDKQVQIITLQDHFQ
- the LOC102612569 gene encoding uncharacterized protein LOC102612569 isoform X3, whose product is MTTRTNFYKNPSSAYKKDISLSSVLQNLRAYNIATGNASPIEERPPPEDRNPRVKRRRFSKPQPDSCSNPEDEGKDGPMSHQDYIDKRRKEVSSNQSYSEELTADVLITSSSVINLVGYDSDDNDSPECKEREDPLNSDNISEVESIKSRSEQRYPVAGEPVCVVCGKYGEYICNETDDDICSPECKAELLKNLKPVECYQGSSSNENSDVSSSTYEVAPPVPEFEKDFCVNNCNQWSKTISSLCTYECWKCKRPGHLAKDCLVMTSSQEAMGQKKSTSISRDLLQLYRRCHQVGKSLSAANCSACRGSLNLATCLDCSAVFCDNAGHLNEHIKGHSSHKKYFSHKLKRLVKCCKSTCKVTDITDLMACHYCFSKAFDKFYDMYTTTWKGAGLSIIWNSICCEDHFEWHRMNCLNADVEDTAYVISRTNRKDKQVQISEFIF
- the LOC102612569 gene encoding uncharacterized protein LOC102612569 isoform X5, yielding MTTRTNFYKNPSSAYKKDISLSSVLQNLRAYNIATGNASPIEERPPPEDRNPRVKRRRFSKPQPDSCSNPEDEGKDGPMSHQDYIDKRRKEVSSNQSYSEELTADVLITSSSVINLVGYDSDDNDSPECKEREDPLNSDNISEVESIKSRSEQRYPVAGEPVCVVCGKYGEYICNETDDDICSPECKAELLKNLKPGSSSNENSDVSSSTYEVAPPVPEFEKDFCVNNCNQWSKTISSLCTYECWKCKRPGHLAKDCLVMTSSQEAMGQKKSTSISRDLLQLYRRCHQVGKSLSAANCSACRGSLNLATCLDCSAVFCDNAGHLNEHIKGHSSHKKYFSHKLKRLVKCCKSTCKVTDITDLMACHYCFSKAFDKFYDMYTTTWKGAGLSIIWNSICCEDHFEWHRMNCLNADVEDTAYVISRTNRKDKQVQIITLQDHFQ